The Rhizobium indicum sequence GAACCCTATCTCGAACACAAGATGGGCAATTCAAAGCAGGCAAAAGACGTCGTCGCCGATCTGCTGGTGAAGGTCGGTCTGTCGGCGGATATGGCCGCGCGTTACCCGCATGAGTTTTCCGGCGGCCAGCGCCAGCGCATCTGCATCGCCCGCGCGCTCGCCTTGCAGCCGAAGGTCATCGTCGCCGATGAAAGCGTCTCGGCGCTCGACGTCTCGATCAAGGCGCAAGTCATCAACCTGATGCTCGACCTGCAACAGAGCCTCAACCTTGCCTTCCTGTTCATCTCGCACGACATGGCGGTGGTCGAGCGTGTCAGCCACCGTGTGGCGGTGATGTATCTCGGCGAGATCGTCGAGATCGGCCCGCGATCCGCAGTCTTCGAAAATCCACAGCATCCCTATACGAAGAAACTCATCGCGGCAGTGCCCGTGCCCGATCCGGACCGTCGCCATGAAAAGCGGATGGTGGCGAATGACGAGATCAAGAGCCCGATGCGCCCGGTCGACTATCAAACGCCGAGCGCCTCTTACCGGGAGGTCGGGCCGGGGCATCTGGTGATGGCCGAGCGGTAGTCGAAGGCCGGATAGCCGGATCGGCCTAACGAGCAGAAGTTTCAAGGGTGAGGATTTGGGAATCCATGCCTTTCCGACAGGGCGGCCAGGATATTGTCCTTTTCGGAGATAAAGGCCCGCCCGCGGTACACGCCGGTTTGGTGGACGGAGGTTGCTCCGTCTGCAAGCAAAAGTAGGGGCAGTGACTGATTTTCCTCTCCAACCAGTTCGATGACCGGCAATCTTGGGCGAGGCCATGCAATTCGCTCGATATCAAGTCCTTGCGCGAAGTCCGGAAAGGATGCCAGCACGCCTTCCATGAGCGCGCAATGCCAGCAGTAAAAACGTTGTCCTGGGTAGGCGGGATCTTCGAAGCCCGGGCGAAGTATAAAGAGCCTATCCCTGTTCATCGCACATTTCCCTTTCACATTGACGTGGCACGCCGATCGCTTCCGGATCTGACGGGCGCTATTCCATCGCCAGGATCATGTTGCGCACGACCGGGTAGATTTCTCCCTCCCAGCGGCGGCCGCTGAAGACGCCGTAATGCCCGACATTGGCCTGAAGATGATGGCGCTTCAGATGCGGGCGCAACGCACGACAGAGATCGTGCGCGGCCGAGGTCTGGCCGAGCGCGCAGATGTCGTCGCGCCCGCCCTCGACGGTCAAAAGCGCCGTGTTGCGGATCTGGCCCGGGTCGACCTTGCGGCCATGGTGGGTGAGGTCGCCGGTCGCGAGTTCCGCCTTCTGGAAGACGCGTTCGATGGTTTCGATGTAGAATTCTTCGGTGAGGTCGAGCACGGCGAAATATTCGTCGTAGAACTTCTTGATCTTGCCGGCTTCGGCCGTCTCGCCCTTCGCCAAATGGTCGTAGAGCCTGCGATGGGCGTCCTGGTGGCGCTGCATGTTCATCGACATGAAAGCGACGAGCTGGAGGAAGCCGGGATAGACCCGCCGTCCCGCACCCCGATAACGCCAGGGAACGCCTGTGATCAGCGAATTCTCAAACCAGGCGAGCGATTTCGACACGGCAAGCTCGTTGACCTTCGTCGGGCTCTCGCGCGGATCGATCGGCCCGGCCATCAGCGTCATGGTGCGTGGGGTGGCGGGATGCCGCTCTTCCGACATCACGGCAACGGCGGCCAGCGCCTGCACGCAGGGTTGGCAGACGGCGAGGATATGAGCGCCCGGACCGATCTCCTCCAGGAAATGCATGATATAGTCCACATAGTCGTCCATGCCGAAGCGTCCGGCCGACAGCGGCACGTCGCGGGCATTGGCCCAGTCGGTGATATAGACGTCATGATCGCGCAGCAGGGTCTGCACGGTGCCGCGCAGGAGTGTGGCGAAATGGCCGGACAGCGGTGCGACGACCAGCACCCGCGGCCGCTTTGCATCGGTGTCCGTTGCAAAACGAAGGAGCGTGCCGAAGGGCATGCCGAGCACGGTCTCGACGGTGACGGGCACCACGCGATTGCCGATCATGACTGAGTCTATGGCGAAATCCGGACGTTGGTGGGTGATCTCGAAGCGTGAGATCATCTCCAGCGCGGCGGCGAAGTGCCGTCCCATTTCGCTGCCGGATCCCCAGAGCGCTGTCGCGGAGAAGATCTGCAAGCGCCGCGCCAGATCGCGGAGCGGCGCGATGAGATCATCCTGGAACTGATAGGCCTGGTAGAGCATGGCCGAAATCTCCCGCACTGCCGCATCGATGCGGCGGTGCAAAAAATGCTAGTGGAATATGTCCTACCATGCGAGAAGATTATCGAGGAAGAAGCAACATTGTCCGACAAGGATACGAGCCCGATGTCGCAAGCTGCACTGACGATTTCCTCGAAGAACTACTCCTCATGGTCTCTGCGCGGCTGGCTGCTGTGCCGGATGGCGGGGCTGAACTTCGCCGAAGTCCTTGTGGAACTGGATGACGAGGCGCGCCAGGAACTGCTTCTGCTTTCACCGTCGGTCCTAGTGCCGAGGCTGACCCATAACGACGTGACGGTGTGGGACACGCTGGCGATTGCCGAATATCTCCATGAGGTCGTGCCGGATGCCGGGCTTTGGCCCACTGAGCGCGCAGCGCGCGCCCGCTGCCGGTCGGTCTCGGGCGAGATGCATTCGGGTTTCCATAACCTGCGCTCGGCATTGCCGATGAACCTCAAGGCGCGGCATGCGAGCTTCAAGATATTTTCGGGCGCGCGGCCCGATGTCGAGCGTGTCAGGGCGATCTGGACCGAATGCCTCGAGGCAAGCGGCGGGCCCTGGCTGTTCGGCACCACGCCGACCGTGGCCGATGCGATGTACGCGCCGGTCTGCACCCGCTTCCGCACCTATGCGGTGGAGCTGGAGCCGCGGCTTGCAGCCTATGTCGAGACGGTGTTGTCCTGGCCGCTGATGGGCGAGTGGACCGAAGGCGCGATGGTCGAGCCGGACGAGATCGTCGAGTTGGAAGTCGAGTTCTGAAGGGAACGCGGCGGTGCGGCTCCGCATCGATTTTCACGCGACGAATTAAGAGTTGCCTGGACGATGAGCGGCGCATAAATCAGATGCAGTGCCACATGCCGCGAAATCTGGACCGATGAACAACAACGACTATTATTCCAAACTCGGCGGACTGCCGCCGCAGACCGAGCTGCTTTCCAGCAAGGCCGTCTTCACCACGGCCTACGCGGTCATCCCGCGCAGCGTCATGACTGACATCGTCACCAGCGTCCTTCCGCATTGGACGGGAACGCGGGCTTGGGTTCTCTCCCGGCCGCTCTCCGGTTTCTCCGAGACCTTCTCGCAATATGTGATGGAGGTTCAGCCCGGCGGTGGAAGCGATCGGCCGGAGCCCGATAAACGGGCTGAAGCGGTCCTGTTCGTCGTCGACGGCGAGGTGACGGTGGAACTCGATGGCGTCAGCCACGCGCTTCGCACCGGCTCCTTCGCTTATCTTCCGGCGGGTTCGGTCTGGCGCCTGAAAAACGGCGGCTCGACTGCGGCAAAATTCCATTGGATTCGAAAGGCCTTTCAGGAGGTCGAGGGGTTGGAGCTGCCGCCGGCGATCTTCACCCATGAGGACGAACACCCCATCTTGGCAATGCCCGATACCGATGGGCGCTGGGGGACGACCCGGTTCATCGATCCCGCCGATGTCCGCTACGACATGCACGTGAATATCGTGACGCTGGAGCCGGGTGCGACGATCCCCTTCATGGAAACCCATGTCATGGAGCATGGTCTCTACGTGTTGGAGGGCAAGGCGGTCTATCGGCTGAACCAGGATTGGGTCGAGGTCGAGGCCGGCGACTTCATGTGGCTGCGCTCCTTCTGCCCGCAGGCATGTTACGCCGGCGGCCCCGGCCGGTTCCGCTATCTGCTCTACAAGGATGTCAACCGTCACATGACGCTCTGGTAGGAGCTATCGCAGAGGGACGATGAGGCTCGAAAGCGAACGTCTGATTTTGAGACCCTGGCGACCGCAAGATCGCAAGCCCTTCGCTGCGATCAATGCCGAGCCCGACGTTGTCAGATATCTCAATCCTCTGACCGACGAACAGTCGAATGCGATGCTGGACCGTATCGACCGGCACTTCGAGGACCATGGCTGGGGATTCTGGGCGTTGGAAGAGAAGGCAAGCGGCCAGTTGATCGGCATGTGCGGCCTCGCCAAGGTTTCACCTACTTTGCCATTTGCCCCGGCAGTCGAAATCGGTTGGCGGCTTTCAGCGTCTCGGCACGGCGCCGGCTATGCGCGCGAGGCCGCGGAACGGTCTCTCGACTTTGCATTCGACGAGCTGAAGCTTGACCGCATCGTCAGCTTCACGGTGCCCGCAAACAGCAA is a genomic window containing:
- a CDS encoding DUF3088 domain-containing protein: MNRDRLFILRPGFEDPAYPGQRFYCWHCALMEGVLASFPDFAQGLDIERIAWPRPRLPVIELVGEENQSLPLLLLADGATSVHQTGVYRGRAFISEKDNILAALSERHGFPNPHP
- a CDS encoding polyhydroxyalkanoate depolymerase, whose amino-acid sequence is MLYQAYQFQDDLIAPLRDLARRLQIFSATALWGSGSEMGRHFAAALEMISRFEITHQRPDFAIDSVMIGNRVVPVTVETVLGMPFGTLLRFATDTDAKRPRVLVVAPLSGHFATLLRGTVQTLLRDHDVYITDWANARDVPLSAGRFGMDDYVDYIMHFLEEIGPGAHILAVCQPCVQALAAVAVMSEERHPATPRTMTLMAGPIDPRESPTKVNELAVSKSLAWFENSLITGVPWRYRGAGRRVYPGFLQLVAFMSMNMQRHQDAHRRLYDHLAKGETAEAGKIKKFYDEYFAVLDLTEEFYIETIERVFQKAELATGDLTHHGRKVDPGQIRNTALLTVEGGRDDICALGQTSAAHDLCRALRPHLKRHHLQANVGHYGVFSGRRWEGEIYPVVRNMILAME
- a CDS encoding glutathione S-transferase → MSQAALTISSKNYSSWSLRGWLLCRMAGLNFAEVLVELDDEARQELLLLSPSVLVPRLTHNDVTVWDTLAIAEYLHEVVPDAGLWPTERAARARCRSVSGEMHSGFHNLRSALPMNLKARHASFKIFSGARPDVERVRAIWTECLEASGGPWLFGTTPTVADAMYAPVCTRFRTYAVELEPRLAAYVETVLSWPLMGEWTEGAMVEPDEIVELEVEF
- a CDS encoding bifunctional allantoicase/(S)-ureidoglycine aminohydrolase, whose amino-acid sequence is MNNNDYYSKLGGLPPQTELLSSKAVFTTAYAVIPRSVMTDIVTSVLPHWTGTRAWVLSRPLSGFSETFSQYVMEVQPGGGSDRPEPDKRAEAVLFVVDGEVTVELDGVSHALRTGSFAYLPAGSVWRLKNGGSTAAKFHWIRKAFQEVEGLELPPAIFTHEDEHPILAMPDTDGRWGTTRFIDPADVRYDMHVNIVTLEPGATIPFMETHVMEHGLYVLEGKAVYRLNQDWVEVEAGDFMWLRSFCPQACYAGGPGRFRYLLYKDVNRHMTLW
- a CDS encoding GNAT family N-acetyltransferase, encoding MRLESERLILRPWRPQDRKPFAAINAEPDVVRYLNPLTDEQSNAMLDRIDRHFEDHGWGFWALEEKASGQLIGMCGLAKVSPTLPFAPAVEIGWRLSASRHGAGYAREAAERSLDFAFDELKLDRIVSFTVPANSNSWGLMRRLGMNRIGEFDHPNLAEGHPLRHHVLYELRSSNGI